The following proteins come from a genomic window of Tepidiforma thermophila:
- a CDS encoding tyrosine-protein phosphatase — MHDTAIPGDLEGVHNFRPVGPYRVAGGRTMRPGRLFRSGALEPMTPRDREVLERVIGVRTILDLRHPDELAMANGPHPLSDRVVWLSIFREEWRQEDLIAELNGLYGQGPSPQRYLHYLEIGGDRLARAFELFAEEPRYPFLVHCTAGKDRTGVLVGMIMDVLGADPADIAHEYGLSDASIDRLLAYLRASGRQLEGTEEEIRARLSTPPERMAGFIELLHREHGGAEAFFRKQGVSEATIDRVRELLTI; from the coding sequence ATGCACGATACGGCGATTCCCGGTGACCTCGAAGGCGTTCACAATTTCCGGCCCGTGGGGCCGTACCGCGTGGCAGGCGGGCGGACCATGCGGCCGGGGCGGCTGTTCCGCTCGGGCGCGCTCGAGCCGATGACGCCGCGCGACCGGGAGGTGCTGGAGCGGGTGATCGGGGTGCGGACGATTCTCGACCTGCGGCACCCGGACGAGCTGGCGATGGCGAACGGGCCACACCCACTGAGCGACCGGGTGGTATGGCTTTCGATTTTCCGGGAGGAGTGGCGGCAGGAGGACCTGATTGCGGAGCTGAACGGCCTGTACGGGCAGGGGCCATCGCCGCAGCGGTACCTGCACTACCTGGAGATCGGCGGGGACCGGCTGGCGCGCGCATTCGAGCTGTTCGCGGAGGAGCCGCGCTACCCGTTCCTGGTGCACTGCACGGCGGGCAAGGACCGGACCGGGGTGCTGGTGGGGATGATTATGGACGTGCTTGGGGCGGACCCGGCGGACATCGCCCACGAATACGGGCTGAGCGACGCGAGCATCGACCGGCTGCTGGCGTACCTGCGGGCGAGCGGCCGGCAGCTGGAGGGGACGGAGGAGGAGATCCGGGCGCGGCTTTCGACGCCGCCGGAGCGGATGGCGGGGTTCATCGAGCTGCTGCACCGGGAGCACGGCGGCGCGGAGGCGTTCTTCCGGAAGCAGGGCGTGAGCGAGGCGACGATCGACCGGGTGCGGGAGCTGCTGACTATCTGA
- a CDS encoding SAM-dependent methyltransferase, whose amino-acid sequence MDWRRLFRRDGEAWVRPEPPREVTLRAVAFVRSPVAKPRPHGWANVESTVVFEPEHARRLEGIERFRHVIVVFYLDVAEGAPEKPEQLELAGGRMAGIFATRSQLRPNHLGVSVVELLGREGLALRVRGLDAIDGTPVLDVKPYLPEYDRKDG is encoded by the coding sequence ATGGACTGGAGGCGGCTGTTCCGACGGGACGGCGAGGCATGGGTGCGGCCCGAGCCGCCGCGGGAGGTGACGCTGCGGGCGGTCGCGTTCGTGCGGAGTCCGGTGGCGAAGCCGCGGCCGCACGGCTGGGCGAACGTCGAGAGCACGGTCGTGTTCGAGCCGGAGCACGCGCGGCGGCTGGAGGGGATCGAGCGGTTCCGGCATGTGATTGTGGTGTTCTACCTCGACGTGGCGGAGGGTGCGCCGGAGAAGCCGGAGCAGCTGGAGCTGGCCGGGGGCCGGATGGCGGGGATTTTCGCGACGCGGAGCCAGCTGCGGCCGAACCACCTCGGGGTTTCGGTGGTGGAGCTGCTCGGGCGGGAGGGGCTGGCGCTGCGGGTGCGGGGGCTGGATGCGATCGACGGGACGCCGGTGCTCGATGTGAAACCGTATTTGCCGGAGTACGACCGGAAGGACGGGTAA
- the lepB gene encoding signal peptidase I, which produces MGEAPQPQRRLNWPSLRPASDDEQPAADPSGTWLPSAAPRAADPGSLPPPAFDWLYRDPRRWAPQHGPSGRDPSALPGPFLPPGTADASPRVPASPAPPLEPAPVAPPAAAGRSRAVPIIREVVETLLLAALVFLAVRASVQHYRVDGTSMYPTLEDGEFLLVNSLVYTRVDVEALARYVPGWDPGPPARRHLFHAPKRGDIVVFHHPSGVHRDLVKRVIGLPGETVEIRGGVVYIDGRRLIEPYLAGGAVPLGDMAPVVVPPDSYFVMGDNRNHSQDSRVFGPIPVNDIVGKAFLTWWPREKFGLAPNQAPRLAGAED; this is translated from the coding sequence ATGGGCGAAGCCCCGCAGCCCCAGCGGCGCCTCAACTGGCCATCGCTTCGCCCGGCCAGCGACGACGAGCAACCGGCCGCCGACCCCTCCGGCACCTGGCTGCCCTCCGCTGCGCCGCGCGCCGCCGACCCCGGCAGCCTGCCGCCTCCCGCCTTCGACTGGCTCTACCGCGACCCCCGCCGCTGGGCGCCCCAGCACGGCCCCAGCGGCCGCGACCCCTCCGCCCTTCCCGGCCCCTTCCTCCCTCCCGGCACAGCCGATGCCTCGCCCCGCGTTCCCGCATCTCCGGCCCCCCCACTCGAACCCGCCCCCGTGGCCCCGCCCGCCGCTGCCGGCCGCAGCCGCGCGGTGCCGATCATCCGCGAAGTCGTCGAGACCCTCCTGCTGGCCGCCCTTGTCTTCCTCGCCGTCCGCGCCAGCGTCCAGCACTACCGCGTCGATGGCACCTCCATGTATCCCACCCTCGAAGACGGCGAGTTCCTCCTCGTCAACTCCCTCGTCTATACCCGGGTCGACGTCGAGGCCCTCGCCCGCTACGTCCCCGGCTGGGACCCCGGCCCCCCCGCACGCCGCCACCTCTTCCATGCGCCGAAACGCGGCGACATCGTCGTCTTCCACCACCCCTCGGGCGTCCACCGCGACCTCGTCAAGCGCGTCATCGGCCTCCCCGGCGAGACCGTGGAAATCCGCGGCGGCGTCGTCTACATCGATGGCCGCCGCCTGATCGAGCCATACCTCGCCGGTGGCGCCGTCCCCCTCGGCGACATGGCGCCCGTCGTCGTCCCGCCGGACAGCTACTTCGTCATGGGCGACAACCGCAACCACTCCCAGGACAGCCGCGTCTTTGGCCCCATCCCCGTCAACGACATCGTGGGAAAGGCGTTCCTCACCTGGTGGCCGCGCGAGAAATTCGGCCTCGCCCCGAACCAGGCGCCCCGCCTGGCCGGCGCCGAAGACTGA
- a CDS encoding alpha/beta fold hydrolase has product MPLYGEPGQRIAYERYPHPGDGPPIYLLHGFTASAASFAANVAALREHFTVVTVELLGHGGSDAPDDPALYGPGPAVERILGLMDALGDERVLLCGHSLGGAVAVRCALAAPERFAGLVIINSASAAGTPAWAEAARAGMAELAARVRAEGTEFLKRTRLYPAHGRRLDQRSRELLTRDFDRLTPAGLAGTAEGLIPFVNAFERLPELRVPVLVVAGQRDRDFMEVLPGFLAQLPPGLARVVDLPEAGHAANLEQPREFEAAVVAFAREIGYLPAGDSAGPRSAWSSSTLSVAGGLLVAAGLGMIAAALIVAQVGKDGGRTFVAAEPEATPTAGFTPVTAVAGTRTAIPLPAGGVATPTPAATAAGTAEVPGAPATATATPTPRTAGQAPAPTATPAATATATPTPAPTATPTATATPTGPYAAIAGPLRVGVRESATYFDASRPVPLRVTWVTPSGTVRDVHGVTVTFPSEGCFAVTMEAVFPDGVTRTAVVNVAVGDATCGG; this is encoded by the coding sequence ATGCCGCTCTACGGCGAGCCGGGGCAGCGCATTGCATACGAGCGGTATCCCCACCCCGGGGATGGACCGCCGATCTATCTCCTGCACGGGTTCACGGCGAGCGCGGCGTCGTTCGCAGCAAATGTTGCGGCGCTGCGGGAGCACTTTACGGTCGTGACCGTGGAGCTGCTGGGGCACGGGGGTTCGGATGCGCCGGACGACCCCGCGCTGTACGGGCCCGGCCCGGCGGTGGAGCGAATCCTTGGGCTGATGGATGCGCTGGGCGACGAGCGGGTGCTGCTCTGCGGGCATTCGCTGGGCGGGGCGGTGGCGGTGCGGTGCGCGCTGGCGGCGCCGGAGCGGTTCGCGGGGCTCGTAATCATCAACTCGGCGTCGGCGGCCGGGACGCCGGCATGGGCGGAGGCGGCGCGGGCGGGGATGGCGGAGCTGGCGGCGCGGGTCCGGGCCGAGGGCACGGAGTTCCTGAAACGGACGCGGCTCTACCCGGCGCATGGCCGCCGGCTGGACCAGCGGTCGCGCGAGCTGCTGACGCGGGACTTCGACCGGCTGACGCCGGCGGGGCTGGCCGGGACAGCGGAAGGCCTCATCCCCTTCGTCAACGCGTTCGAGCGGCTGCCTGAGCTGCGGGTGCCGGTGCTGGTGGTGGCCGGGCAGCGGGACCGCGACTTCATGGAGGTGCTGCCGGGATTCCTGGCGCAGCTGCCGCCCGGGCTCGCGCGGGTAGTGGACCTGCCGGAGGCGGGGCACGCGGCGAACCTCGAGCAGCCGCGCGAGTTCGAGGCGGCGGTGGTCGCGTTTGCGCGGGAGATCGGGTACCTGCCGGCGGGGGACAGCGCAGGGCCGCGGAGCGCGTGGAGTTCGAGCACGCTGAGCGTGGCGGGCGGGCTGCTGGTGGCGGCGGGGCTGGGGATGATCGCGGCAGCGCTGATTGTGGCGCAGGTCGGGAAGGACGGCGGACGGACTTTTGTGGCGGCCGAGCCGGAAGCGACGCCGACGGCGGGATTCACGCCGGTGACGGCGGTGGCGGGGACACGGACGGCGATTCCGCTGCCGGCGGGCGGGGTCGCGACACCGACGCCGGCAGCGACGGCGGCGGGGACCGCCGAGGTCCCGGGCGCCCCTGCGACCGCAACGGCAACCCCGACACCGCGGACGGCCGGGCAGGCCCCGGCGCCAACCGCGACCCCCGCGGCCACGGCTACGGCGACGCCGACGCCGGCACCGACGGCGACGCCGACGGCAACAGCCACGCCGACGGGCCCCTATGCGGCGATTGCGGGGCCGCTGCGGGTCGGTGTAAGGGAATCGGCGACGTACTTCGATGCCTCGCGGCCGGTGCCGCTGCGGGTGACGTGGGTGACGCCCTCCGGGACGGTGCGGGATGTGCATGGGGTGACGGTCACGTTCCCTTCGGAGGGGTGTTTCGCGGTGACGATGGAGGCGGTATTCCCCGACGGGGTGACGCGGACAGCGGTGGTGAACGTGGCGGTGGGGGACGCAACCTGCGGCGGCTGA